The Trichoderma atroviride chromosome 5, complete sequence genome contains a region encoding:
- a CDS encoding uncharacterized protein (EggNog:ENOG41~BUSCO:EOG092D3G4V), with product MFAGIGSGVGSMGGISSPVTSAPMAQYINAALAKREDSEIPAPDAGPDGATKGRGRRRKLNTEESRDDESSGRLTPVGRGAKRIRGHAHHHHHHHHHHHHATEGAASPTVGITAFKNFKGATPTTSPTEKTPAVAPHHHHHHHHHAARITQPAQAPKAAQSPPAPLPPKPRTIVSSKAVLEQVARQPRHHLGDFMYEPELKAGRLLPHTPTHRGFSSNPKPLPYDLIKGKENCTLTVKVSRIHLSSIAREEITSRAFLWGTDVYTDDSDVVAACIHGGWIKGEWTEDVDTSLLDLDQGANGETKRRRVKNQESEPANATSEGLISTPPVAGPMIVPTERDLHVTVLILPRLVKYGASTRYGITSREFGGEYGSRHAVHDGLSYMVKSIRWVQNGAQPQARLRGKGRRERMREQAVNYIMITGMTKSLDAKPSLGSEISGNWVNRNPADDSLDAKRRHSEGDKENQPDEKMSQVQSEGHDQDKDVEMRDMGNEEKVAAVEEK from the exons ATGTTTGCGGGCATAGGCAGCGGTGTGGGCAGCATGGGCGGCATCTCAAGCCCTGTTACATCTGCGCCAATGGCCCAGTACATCAATGCTGCGCTGGCTAAGCGAGAAGACTCTGAAATTCCAGCACCAGACGCGGGCCCAGATGGCGCGACCAAGGGCAGGGGCAGACGGCGCAAGTTGAATACAGAAGAGAGCCGTGACGATGAAAGCTCGGGCAGGTTGACGCCAGTAGGACGTGGCGCGAAGCGCATCAGGGGACATgcgcatcaccatcacca ccaccaccatcatcatcaccacgcGACCGAAGGAGCGGCCTCTCCGACTGTTGGAATCACCGCATTCAAAAACTTTAAAGGCGCCACTCCGACTACCTCGCCGACCGAAAAGACACCAGCCGTTGCgccccatcatcaccaccatcaccatcatcatgccGCGAGAATCACGCAGCCAGCCCAGGCTCCAAAGGCCGCTCAGAGTCCTCCAGCGCCGCTCCCACCAAAACCGCGAACGATTGTGTCATCCAAAGCTGTGCTAGAGCAGGTGGCTCGCCAACCCCGTCACCACCTGGGCGATTTCATGTATGAGCCAGAACTGAAAGCCGGACGGCTGCTCCCGCATACCCCCACTCACCGGGGCTTCTCGTCGAACCCGAAACCCTTGCCGTACGatctcatcaagggcaaAGAAAACTGCACTTTGACCGTCAAAGTCTCGCGTATCCATCTATCTTCGATTGCTCGAGAGGAGATTACATCACGAGCATTTCTATGGGGCACAGATGTCTATACTGACGACTCAGATGTGGTGGCGGCATGCATTCACGGAGGATGGATCAAGGGAGAATGGACCGAGGACGTCGACACGTCTCTGCTGGACTTGGATCAAGGTGCGAATGGAGAGACAAAGCGCCGAAGGGTTAAGAACCAAGAAAGCGAGCCCGCGAATGCCACATCCGAGGGTCTCATCTCCACGCCTCCTGTCGCTGGTCCAATGATTGTCCCTACCGAGCGCGACCTACACGTTACTGTTTTGATATTACCTCGACTCGTCAAATACGGCGCCTCTACGCGCTATGGTATTACAAGCCGAGAATTTGGCGGCGAATACGGATCTCGACACGCCGTTCACGATGGACTAAGCTACATGGTCAAGAGCATCCGCTGGGTGCAGAATGGAGCCCAACCCCAGGCTCGACTGCGTGGAAAGGGCCGACGAGAGCGCATGAGGGAGCAGGCGGTCAATTATATAATGATTACAGGAATGACCAAGAGCCTGGATGCCAAACCCAGTCTGGGCAGTGAGATCTCTGGCAACTGGGTGAATAGGAATCCCGCAGACGATTCTCTGGACGCGAAGCGCCGACACAGCGAAGGCGACAAGGAGAACCAGCCCGATGAGAAGATGAGCCAAGTCCAGTCTGAGGGACACGACCAGGACAAGGACGTTGAGATGAGGGATATgggaaatgaagaaaaggtggCTGCTGTCGAAGAAAAGTAG
- a CDS encoding uncharacterized protein (EggNog:ENOG41) encodes MPPLRPLNLNLRLLSNKPLHRLSSTFTSRPAPPKLPAAQQAEFERLQRAAAVSSAFQDIQAQTQTPPSTESPRHATNVAAASSKNNSSDGESSLNQGLFRGAPPEFEGDTNPKTGEVGGAQE; translated from the coding sequence ATGCCTCCCCTCCGGCCCCTCAACCTTAACCTCCGCCTCCTTTCCAACAAACCCCTCCACCGCCTCTCATCAACCTTCACCTCCCGCCCAGCACCCCCCAAACTGCCCGCCGCCCAACAAGCCGAATTCGAGCGCCTCCAACGCGCCGCCGCAGTCTCCTCCGCCTTCCAAGACATCCAGGCGCAGACGCAAACCCCTCCCTCGACAGAATCCCCGCGCCACGCAACAAACGTcgctgctgccagcagcaagaacaacagcagcgacggcgaaAGCTCGCTGAACCAGGGCCTGTTCCGCGGCGCGCCGCCCGAGTTTGAGGGCGACACGAATCCCAAGACGGGCGAGGTTGGGGGGGCCCAAGAATGA
- a CDS encoding uncharacterized protein (EggNog:ENOG41), translating into MTSESDVLIFDNLSKEGNIWSHHVLRVLFSLHYKGIPYSFQGIEYPDIIPTFAPTALEPKDDPIEPYEIPVLKLQTSTGSIYYEMNISKIIQALEELKPEPSLRYNTPRTVEYRTRFGPAFAPILQLTVGHVPRILSERSAVTFCEKRKLRWGKPVEQWLEEHPIQQGLAVAEPRLRELGDWLEAVPGPFVDGDGPGYADFTIASLLAFVRAVGLSDVFEAVLGFHPAIRGLYDAVEATQRGNVWCQYLFENGK; encoded by the coding sequence ATGACTTCCGAAAGCGATGTTCTCATTTTCGACAATCTCAGCAAAGAGGGCAATATTTGGTCCCATCATGTACTCCGAGTTTTATTCTCACTCCACTACAAAGGAATTCCCTATTCATTTCAAGGGATCGAGTATCCCGACATCATCCCAACTTTTGCGCCGACGGCTCTGGAACCGAAAGATGACCCTATAGAGCCATACGAAATACCGGTGCTCAAGCTCCAGACATCAACTGGCTCTATTTACTACGAAATGAACATTTCAAAAATAATCCAAgccctggaggagctgaaaCCCGAACCATCTCTCCGGTATAACACGCCGCGAACTGTCGAATACAGGACCCGTTTCGGGCCAGCGTTTGCACCAATTCTTCAACTCACCGTCGGACACGTGCCTCGCATACTATCAGAGCGCAGCGCCGTGACGTTTTGCGAAAAGCGAAAACTGCGATGGGGCAAACCCGTAGAGCAGTGGCTCGAGGAGCATCCGATACAACAAGGGCTGGCTGTGGCGGAGCCTCGACTCAGAGAGCTTGGCGATTGGCTTGAAGCAGTTCCCGGGCCGTTtgtcgatggcgatggccCTGGCTATGCGGACTTTACTATTGCAAGTTTATTGGCGTTTGTGAGGGCTGTTGGCCTGTCAGACGTTTTCGAAGCGGTGCTGGGCTTCCATCCTGCGATTCGGGGATTGTATGACGCTGTTGAGGCGACTCAAAGAGGGAATGTTTGGTGTCAGTACCTGTTTGAAAACGGTAAATAA
- a CDS encoding uncharacterized protein (EggNog:ENOG41) has product MVSLSQVRASNSLISSTFSEKLVAVFVGGTSGIGEETAKCLAKYAKSPRIYIAGRSRDAGDRVLAECKRINPSGQYIFCKSDASLIRGADELCNEIKKEEGFINLLVMSQGVYDFSRSVTSEGLHLLAALNYYSRIRIIQNLMPLLEQAPFLRRIVSVGGGGHEGSLDTADFQALNVPLENLREHLSTLVTLGLQAVATSSPEVSIVHGYPGTVKTSLLKDVPEETLKTMTFIPLEECGERHLYLATSSKYSPLKSEYAGIPLGDGVEVALGSGGQAGGVYSIREDCENAPPEVMQKLAELGANGVMEEVWSHTLEQFARIEENYKKH; this is encoded by the exons ATGGTTTCCCTCTCCCAAGTTCGCGCCTCAAACTCCTTAATCTCTTCTACCTTTTCTGAAAAGCTTGTAGCCGTCTTTGTCGGGGGCACAAGTGGAATTGGCGAAGAGACCGCCAAATGCCTGGCCAAATATGCAAAGAGTCCTCGTATCTACATTGCCGGTCGTTCCCGAGATGCAGGTGATCGCGTCTTGGCGGAATGCAAGCGCATCAATCCCTCGGGACAGTATATATTTTGCAAATCCGATGCGAGCTTGATCCGTGGGGCTGATGAGCTTTGCAACGAgatcaagaaagaagaaggctttaTCAATTTGCTTGTGATGAGCCAAGGAGTATATGATTTCAGCCGAAGTG TGACTTCCGAGGGCCTGCATCTCCTCGCCGCTTTGAACTACTATTCTCGCATCCGAATCATTCAAAATCTCATGCCGCTTCTAGAGCAAGCCCCATTCCTTCGGCGAATAGTCTCCGTAGGAGGAGGCGGCCATGAAGGTAGTCTGGATACGGCAGACTTTCAAGCCCTAAACGTGCCACTGGAGAATCTCCGCGAACATCTCTCGACATTGGTTACTCTTGGCTTACAAGCTGTGGCAACATCTTCTCCAGAGGTAAGCATCGTGCATGGCTACCCCGGCACGGTTAAAACATCGCTTCTCAAGGATGTACCTGAAGAGACGTTGAAGACAATGACGTTTATACCTTTGGAAGAGTGTGGCGAGAGGCACTTGTACTTGGCTACAAGTTCAAAATACTCACCTCTGAAAAGCGAATATGCGGGAATCCCATTGGGAGATGGCGTTGAAGTGGCACTGGGATCGGGCGGACAGGCTGGAGGCGTTTACTCTATCCGAGAGGATTGCGAAAATGCCCCCCCTGAAGTTATGCAGAAACTCGCAGAGTTGGGAGCTAATGGGGTAATGGAAGAGGTCTGGTCCCATACTCTGGAACAGTTTGCGCGCATTGAGGAAAATTACAAAAAACACTAG
- a CDS encoding uncharacterized protein (EggNog:ENOG41), with the protein MDGPISLTEAPKRKNGRLQSCEPCRKRKVACDHRLPVCSRCRRGGVADKCVYMTQLGQRTHPHQSRHGSISRPSVAASVPPLRPPQVANGGSASISATPKANMSENNNVGYLGATSITTFYEEAQNRLSTAWKREPDPETLPLKIVEAFPRLDEFALSAVRAIPDMATCKLLARMYSSFYGGWCPLAGEWLTDSVWAVFGGTLGQEPRDEEQLRRMSVKLCKNSAVPLGDDRNKDAEEWFQEFSGPNLRWESLGILFVFWAYGARRLPDKSILPKDCIDLQNNHGSCLVSRYKTAAWKCIELSRDASNSNALLAFVVFGHCLLESTVSGDAGMQYWRTHGDLMALTTYLGLHVSPNADPMDWSVTTQIKRRLFAAIFAHDKVTSTFTGRPMFLGRNFTSTPLPLDMSDELLLSNPPLTRLGDCRVDENGWNIDGKIYTTTTLRARGMLSYIRDEILEISLQGMDFGGKTALVNLKRREMQIVAGFPPCLIYQPEDINNPEIPGRELYGKLLVWLEHLQNLFFIERLLSKEDGACEGNETRLFEISIEMVTLAHLFWTHQNRLKTAQDCVEWNVVSYAAPAGGVLCMELLKGTTRGSMSPVATKAVIVEKLGMLASFLDWVGPTSPNADICYRVKKVVRRVLEQALEAPVQTNMLDEGGHWNMDVSADFSTFFNFDLLDTFDWLRPEGA; encoded by the exons ATGGACGGCCCGATCTCTCTAACAGAGGCTCCCAAGCGCAAAAATGGCCGCCTGCAGTCTTGCGAGCCCTGTCGGAAGCGCAAAGTTGCGTGTGACCACCGCCTTCCGGTGTGTTCGCGATGTCGTCGCGGCGGCGTCGCCGACAAGTGCGTCTATATGACTCAACTTGGCCAGCGGACTCATCCTCACCAGAGCCGCCATGGCAGTATTTCAAGGCCGTCCGTGGCCGCATCCGTGCCGCCTTTGAGGCCACCGCAAGTTGCCAACGGCGGCTCGGCGTCAATCTCGGCAACTCCCAAGGCGAACATGTCGGAGAACAACAACGTTGGCTATCTCGGCGCAACAAGCATCACGACCTTTTACGAGGAGGCGCAGAACCGCCTGTCAACGGCGTGGAAGCGCGAGCCCGATCCGGAGACGCTGCCGCTGAAGATTGTGGAGGCCTTTCCTCGCTTGGACGAGTTTGCTCTCAGCGCTGTGCGGGCGATCCCCGACATGGCGACTTGCAAGCTCTTGGCGAGGATGTACTCCAGCTTCTACGGAGGCTGGTGTCCGCTTGCAGGCGAATGGCTGACCGATTCTGTGTGGGCGGTCTTTGGTGGGACTCTGGGCCAAGAGCCTCGAGATGAGGAGCAACTTAGGCGCATGTCCGTCAAGTTGTGTAAAAACAGCGCGGTTCCCTTGGGAGACGATAGGAACAAGGATGCGGAAGAGTGGTTTCAAGAGTTTTCCGGGCCGAATCTCAGATGGGAATCTCTCGGGATACTCTTTGTTTTCTGGGCCTATGGTGCTCGCCGGCTTCCTGACAAGTCTATCCTGCCAAAGGACTGCATCGACCTGCAGAACAATCACGGGAGCTGCCTTGTAAGCCGGTACAAGACGGCTGCCTGGAAGTGCATCGAGCTTAGTCGTGACGCTTCCAATAGCAATGCGCTGTTGGCGTTTGTTGTCTTTGGCCACTGCTTGCTGGAGTCGACCGTGTCGGGAGATGCAGGCATGCAATATTGGAGGACGCACGGCGATCTCATGGCATTGACGACTTACTTGGGCCTCCACGTCTCCCCCAACGCCGATCCCATGGACTGGTCCGTAACGACCCAAATCAAGCGCCGGCTGtttgctgccatctttgcaCACGACAAGGTGACATCCACATTTACGGGAAGGCCCATGTTCCTCGGCAGGAATTTCACATCGACGCCGCTGCCTCTTGATATGAGCGATGAATTGTTGCTGTCAAACCCGCCACTGACTAGGCTTGGAGACTGTCGCGTTGATGAGAACGGATGGAACATTGATGGCAAGATTTACACGACGACAACTCTCCGCGCAAGGGGCATGCTGTCGTATATAAGAGATGAGATTCTGGAGATTTCTCTGCAGGGCATGGATTTTGGTGGCAAGACGGCACTCGT CAACCTCAAACGACGAGAAATGCAAATCGTCGCCGGCTTCCCGCCTTGTCTAATCTACCAACCCGAAGACATCAACAATCCAGAAATCCCCGGAAGAGAACTCTACGGCAAACTCCTCGTCTGGCTAGAACACCTCCaaaacctcttcttcatcgagCGCCTCCTcagcaaagaagacggcgcatGCGAAGGAAACGAAACGCGGCTTTTCGAAATCAGCATTGAAATGGTGACGCTCGCGCATCTCTTCTGGACGCATCAGAACCGGCTCAAAACGGCCCAAGACTGCGTTGAATGGAACGTTGTTTCGTACGCCGCTCCAGCAGGCGGTGTTCTCTGCATGGAGCTATTGAAAGGCACGACGCGCGGCAGCATGAGTCCAGTCGCTACAAAGGCCGTCATTGTCGAGAAGCTGGGAATGCTGGCTTCGTTCCTGGACTGGGTTGGGCCTACGTCGCCAAACGCGGATATTTGCTATAGAGTGAAGAAGGTCGTGAGGCGGGTGCTGGAGCAGGCATTGGAGGCGCCTGTGCAGACGAATATGTTGGACGAGGGAGGGCATTGGAACATGGACGTTTCGGCCGATTTCAGCACGTTTTTTAATTTTGATTTGTTGGATACGTTTGACTGGTTGAGGCCAGAGGGAGCATGA
- a CDS encoding uncharacterized protein (EggNog:ENOG41) — MPDFEQTEELRTDETSHQNASTPSGSSTQPSHSAELDMLWDSFQLQHNPFELSYFHPEFPMNFQAFEFSPSLSVPSLLETTTSDRDMSIRTEECIWQDDLPCASSLLLQPPIQDPSIHPRPMLPNATVGTLSEQHLQSSARNPCYMSRDAYDLVSARAQESIALLPLDFQLPSKHTFSRYIEGFSSFNLHRPFLHLSTKNLSHMPLELVFSIAAMGAQYRFEAESALSLYYAAKSLIDIKLSKVCAAVVEAAHNSTIQAKPTHEAVASIMTNSARSINQPPLEIETIQAMIICMSLCSWEYKNLLPDAFSLAEQIAFHLRQGGYLHEDNVPADETWEQWIYNEGRRRTVFIAFIIFSLHTIFYETPPRLMAREIWSLTMPQHENVWWASTEREWEEIRRRDPPLSSTFGDYYLELTVPKESRNPEHRTSAFGGLVSVHGLVQQIHLTRETLLHIDAYGDIDKVPFSDDVYMKFRRALCRWDGSWSRNRENTAQPIAYMAPLGFNATAVFRIAWIRLSFNMAVCRNFSTRDPAIIAAAFAQSPMPERSPRLYSAVLQSAHALSIPVRIGIRYASKTQILSWSIIHSIANLECALFLSKWLERASLESELLEAEEKVLIRIIARILKETPFFDPSSEDYCSAGVIKHIAYSVLRLFTEMFKESHLFDAIGTCIEAVDQYAATLEC; from the coding sequence ATGCCGGATTTCGAACAAACAGAAGAGTTGAGAACTGATGAGACAAGCCACCAAAATGCCTCGACGCCGTCTGGGAGCAGTACGCAGCCCTCGCATTCTGCAGAGCTGGACATGCTGTGGGACAGCTTCCAATTACAACACAATCCTTTTGAACTTTCGTACTTCCATCCAGAGTTTCCGATGAATTTTCAGGCGTTTGAATTTTCGCCTTCGCTTAGTGTGCCGTCGCTACTCGAGACGACGACATCAGATAGAGACATGTCAATCAGGACAGAAGAATGTATATGGCAGGACGATTTGCCATGCGCGTCTTCCCTGTTGCTCCAGCCCCCTATCCAAGATCCAAGCATACACCCTCGGCCAATGCTTCCCAATGCAACGGTTGGCACCTTGAGCGAACAGCACTTGCAATCTTCGGCGAGAAATCCGTGCTACATGTCCCGGGATGCATATGACTTGGTTTCAGCCAGAGCCCAAGAGAGTATTGCGCTTCTCCCATTGGACTTTCAACTTCCTTCGAAGCATACATTCAGCAGATATATCGAAGGCTTCTCTAGCTTCAACTTGCATCGACCGTTTTTACATCTCTCAACAAAGAACCTTTCTCATATGCCATTGGAGCTGGTGTTTTCTATTGCTGCAATGGGGGCTCAATACCGATTTGAGGCGGAATCGGCCTTGTCGCTGTACTACGCTGCCAAGAGCCTCATCGATATCAAACTCAGCAAGGTTTGCGCAGCCGTAGTAGAGGCTGCCCATAACTCGACCATACAAGCAAAGCCAACCCATGAAGCCGTTGCCAGCATCATGACAAACTCAGCGAGGTCTATAAATCAACCGCCGCTGGAAATCGAAACAATACAGGCCATGATTATCTGCATGTCCCTGTGTTCATGGGAATACAAAAATCTATTACCTGACGCGTTCAGTTTGGCAGAACAAATTGCCTTTCACCTGCGCCAAGGAGGATACTTGCACGAAGACAATGTCCCAGCGGATGAAACGTGGGAGCAGTGGATATATAACGAAGGGCGTCGTAGGACGGTCTTTATTGCATTTATAATCTTTAGTTTACACACAATTTTCTACGAGACTCCGCCGCGGCTCATGGCTCGAGAAATCTGGTCGTTGACGATGCCACAGCACGAAAACGTATGGTGGGCATCCACGGAGCGAGAATGGGAAGAAATACGGCGTCGTGATCCGCCACTCTCCAGTACTTTTGGCGATTATTATTTGGAACTTACCGTTCCCAAGGAGTCTCGAAACCCAGAGCATCGCACTTCCGCTTTTGGAGGTCTGGTCTCTGTCCATGGTTTGGTACAGCAAATACATCTCACGAGAGAGACGCTTCTCCACATTGATGCCTACGGAGATATTGACAAGGTGCCATTTTCAGATGATGTCTACATGAAGTTTAGACGAGCCCTTTGCCGCTGGGATGGTAGCTGGTCACGAAACAGGGAGAATACTGCGCAACCAATTGCTTACATGGCGCCGCTGGGGTTCAATGCCACAGCAGTCTTCCGCATTGCCTGGATCAGGCTGAGCTTCAACATGGCAGTATGTCGGAACTTTAGCACAAGAGATCCAGCCATCATCGCGGCTGCATTTGCTCAGTCTCCAATGCCCGAACGCTCGCCGCGTTTGTATTCGGCCGTTCTCCAGAGCGCCCACGCGCTCAGCATACCAGTTCGCATCGGAATCAGATACGCATCGAAAACTCAAATCCTGTCCTGGAGCATCATCCACAGCATCGCTAATCTGGAATGCGCTTTGTTCTTGAGCAAGTGGCTCGAACGGGCTAGCTTGGAGAGTGAGTTgttggaagcagaagagaaggTCTTGATTCGCATCATTGCGCGGATCTTGAAAGAGACTCCATTCTTCGATCCTAGTTCGGAAGACTACTGCAGCGCAGGGGTGATTAAACACATTGCGTATTCGGTGCTGCGGTTATTTACGGAGATGTTTAAGGAGTCGCATTTGTTTGATGCGATTGGAACGTGTATAGAGGCGGTTGACCAGTACGCGGCAACTCTAGAATGTTGA
- a CDS encoding uncharacterized protein (EggNog:ENOG41~TransMembrane:1 (o23-43i)): MFADALFFSIAAKTDSSLSMKPLYHLAAIGFTIIQLCLADGSVSKRGSTLPPKPSCDPGFTLEGASTEAVNTPGTQFKAVISCSSLDTDKVFVFVNGEEYSDFQASDSGIAFTNGLSDGTALLGIIAADTHGYPFVSSFSLRFGTPTSSVKASQPQQLLQTTADNGCSTCGDCNSCPGYPMCASTCQVPPPHQCDFYQTCVEDSVPCSGDSSSYAINYGLKNCEKFDQNLNLFSDNGQMFIWGTMNCLQKTLVPVVSACNATCQSIHDAAFGSHAQCYIANGFCSLECKDYVAELYTVGLDLFTSDAIKSVFQTAAGCLERIEQVIQEGACVNNVLQDIIMSILDVLSA, encoded by the coding sequence ATGTTTGCTGAcgctctttttttcagcATTGCTGCAAAGACAGATTCCAGCCTCAGCATGAAGCCTCTTTACCACCTCGCAGCCATTGGCTTCACAATAATTCAGCTATGCTTGGCCGATGGCAGCGTTTCGAAAAGAGGTTCAACGCTTCCCCCAAAGCCCTCGTGTGATCCAGGATTCACGCTCGAGGGCGCCTCAACCGAAGCGGTCAACACTCCGGGAACTCAGTTCAAAGCCGTCATTTCATGCTCAAGCCTCGATACCGACAAAGTGTTTGTATTCGTCAATGGCGAAGAGTATAGCGATTTCCAAGCATCTGACTCGGGTATTGCATTCACCAACGGGCTCAGTGACGGCACAGCTCTACTAGGAATCATCGCCGCCGACACCCACGGATACCCATTCGTGAGCAGCTTTTCGCTTCGCTTCGGCACCCCAACCTCGAGTGTGAAAGCATCACAGCCACAGCAACTTCTTCAGACTACGGCAGACAATGGCTGCTCGACGTGCGGCGACTGCAACTCGTGTCCCGGCTATCCAATGTGCGCAAGCACGTGCCAAGTGCCGCCTCCTCATCAGTGCGACTTCTACCAGACATGTGTCGAGGATTCCGTGCCGTGCTCCGGCGACTCCAGCTCATATGCCATCAACTACGGGTTGAAAAACTGCGAAAAGTTCGACCAAAACCTCAATCTCTTTTCTGACAACGGCCAGATGTTTATATGGGGCACCATGAACTGCCTGCAGAAGACACTCGTTCCGGTGGTTTCGGCTTGCAACGCCACGTGCCAGAGCATCCATGATGCGGCGTTTGGATCGCACGCGCAGTGCTATATTGCCAATGGCTTCTGTAGTCTCGAGTGCAAAGACTACGTGGCCGAGTTGTACACGGTGGGCCTGGATCTCTTCACGTCGGACGCCATCAAGTCTGTCTTTCAAACAGCGGCCGGATGCCTTGAGCGAATTGAACAAGTCATCCAAGAGGGAGCTTGTGTGAATAATGTACTCCAAGATATCATCATGTCCATTCTCGATGTTTTATCCGCCTGA
- a CDS encoding uncharacterized protein (EggNog:ENOG41), with protein sequence MSNKITDARLEWLEDTRRRKSMLIKKLEEEEQKMSDGKDAASSADAAAESTPQHDSEGQLPDALEKYQLNIDRYKEELLAIEKEFESWQEMGFSLPASKGVETDAST encoded by the coding sequence ATGTCAAACAAAATAACCGATGCTCGCCTGGAATGGCTGGAAGACACAAGGCGGCGAAAGAGCAtgctcatcaagaagcttgaggaggaggagcagaagaTGTCGGATGGAAAGGACGCAGCGTCTTCTGCGGATGCCGCGGCAGAATCGACGCCGCAGCACGATTCCGAGGGCCAGCTGCCGGACGCGCTGGAAAAGTACCAGTTGAACATTGACCGGTacaaggaggagctgcttgcGATTGAAAAGGAGTTTGAGTCGTGGCAGGAAATGGGATTTAGCCTGCCTGCGTCAAAAGGCGTCGAGACTGACGCCAGCACATGA